The window AACATCGTATTTCGCCAATGCGTAATTGCTCTTCGAAAAAACACGAAGAATGAGAAGTTTCAATTCGCTGTTGGACTGGGGCAGCATCGCAGCTTGATTATCCACACTAGCCATGTGTATCAGTACCGATATGTCGGCTTATGAGAAGCAATCCCCGAACGACGGACCTCTACTGAGGTTCGGCAGAGGTCGGCAACCTTCAGAAGTGTAAGCGTCAGAAACGTAGGTGGATGCCGAGGTGTTTCCGAAACGCGAAGGTGCCGACGGGTACTGAAGAATAGCTAACTGACAACAAGCCCAGTCGTAAGGAGTAATCACTCGGGATTCCCCTTTGAGGGCCTTATTGGAGAATGACTGAAAGAGGAAAAACTTCCGTGCACCCAAGCCAAGCGGAGCCCCTCGACCGATATAGGCAAGACGAGGTCTCCGAGGCCATGCTCAATTCGTTCGATCATCGGGTCACTTATAGAGTAGATATTTCGCCCGCACTTTCTTGAAAACTTCCAGCTCAGATTGCCATCCCGCCGCGATTCTACGCGGGTCTTCGCCAGCTTTTGTCTGGTCCAGGACCTTATGGTTCAACAACAGACGATCAACTTTGTCGACTTGAAAGCTCTTTGGATAGAGCTTCCAAAGGGCGGAGGCAGCCTCGATGCCAAGCTCCGGCGCGTCAAGCGCATTGCGATCATTGACGATGATTTCGACGCCCTCCACTCGTTTTCCCCGGTAGGGATAAGGCTCTTCGCCGCTCGGCGGGGTGTACGAAATAGCCATGAAACTCACACCGGGAATTTTGCGAGCGTTCAGATACGTCGCGAGCTGGGTGGCAACAATCCACGGCGCACCAAAACGCACGAAGGGAGGCTCGGCCGGACCTTTGATGTTGACATTGGTGCCCTCGATTATCCCGGTTCCCGGGTAAATCATCTGCTGCGTGAGGCTGCGAATATTCGGGGACGGATTGATCCAGAGCAAACCGGTATTGTCGTACCAATCTGTCCTGTGCCAGCCTGTCATCTTAATAACCGTCAGTTGCGCGCCGAGATGTTTTTCTCCGTTGAAGAGCTCGGCCAACTCTCCCATGGTCATTCCTGGACGCAGCGGCTCGGCGTAGAAACAGGTGTAGTCCTCACGCCCTGGCGTCGCCAATGGACCTTGCACCGCCACACCATTGATCGGATTTGGCCTATCGAGGACAATTATGTCCACTTTGTTCGCCGCAGAGGCTTCGAGAAAATATCCCATCAGTACTTGAAAGGTCCAGTAGCGGGCGCCCACATCCTGCAGATCGATCACAACCGCATCGAGGCCGCTAAGCTGCTGCGCAGAGGGCCGCTTTTGCGATGGCTTAGAGCCGGAGATGCTCACGATAGGCAAGCCGCTCTCGGTATCCGTGCCGTTATCGATATCAAACTTATCGACAGCGGCCTGTATCCCGTGCTCCGGAGTGAAGATGACGTTGACGCTGAGACCAGGAACCGCGGCTGCGGCGTCCTTGCGCAAGACATCAATCGTCCTCTTCTCATGAGCATCGATGCCGACCGGATTCGTCAGCACTCCTAGCCGCAGATGGCCACTATGTCTCGCTGC is drawn from Edaphobacter lichenicola and contains these coding sequences:
- a CDS encoding exo-beta-N-acetylmuramidase NamZ family protein — protein: MNLRSIGLFLLSSAMPAVAQVATGIDVLEQQNFAPLKEIAARHSGHLRLGVLTNPVGIDAHEKRTIDVLRKDAAAAVPGLSVNVIFTPEHGIQAAVDKFDIDNGTDTESGLPIVSISGSKPSQKRPSAQQLSGLDAVVIDLQDVGARYWTFQVLMGYFLEASAANKVDIIVLDRPNPINGVAVQGPLATPGREDYTCFYAEPLRPGMTMGELAELFNGEKHLGAQLTVIKMTGWHRTDWYDNTGLLWINPSPNIRSLTQQMIYPGTGIIEGTNVNIKGPAEPPFVRFGAPWIVATQLATYLNARKIPGVSFMAISYTPPSGEEPYPYRGKRVEGVEIIVNDRNALDAPELGIEAASALWKLYPKSFQVDKVDRLLLNHKVLDQTKAGEDPRRIAAGWQSELEVFKKVRAKYLLYK